One window from the genome of Musa acuminata AAA Group cultivar baxijiao chromosome BXJ1-4, Cavendish_Baxijiao_AAA, whole genome shotgun sequence encodes:
- the LOC135645376 gene encoding ubiquitin-conjugating enzyme E2 28-like isoform X1, producing the protein MASKRILKELKDLQKDPPTSCSAGPVAEDMFHWQATIMGPPDSPYAGGVFLVTIHFPPDYPFKPPKVAFRTKVFHPNINSNGSICLDILKEQWSPALTISKVCCFIQQVLLSICSLLTDPNPDDPLVPEIAHMYKTDRAKYEATARSWTQKYAMG; encoded by the exons ATGGCTTCCAAGCGGATCCTCAAGGAGCTAAAGGATCTTCAGAAGGATCCCCCCACGTCGTGCAGCGCAG GTCCAGTGGCTGAAGATATGTTCCATTGGCAAGCAACGATAATGGGCCCACCTGACAGTCCATATGCAGGGGGAGTCTTTCTAGTTACTATACACTTCCCTCCAGATTATCCATTCAAACCACCAAAG GTTGCTTTCAGGACCAAGGTTTTCCATCCGAACATCAATAGCAATGGAAGCATTTGCCTTGATATCTTGAAGGAGCAATGGAGTCCAGCTTTAACTATTTCCAAG GTTTGCTGTTTTATTCAACAGGTATTGCTATCAATCTGCTCGCTGTTAACGGATCCAAACCCAGACGATCCATTGGTTCCAGAAATTGCCCACATGTACAAGACAGACAGAGCCAAGTATGAGGCCACTGCAAGGAGCTGGACTCAGAAGTATGCAATGGGTTAG
- the LOC135645376 gene encoding ubiquitin-conjugating enzyme E2 28-like isoform X2, producing MASKRILKELKDLQKDPPTSCSAGPVAEDMFHWQATIMGPPDSPYAGGVFLVTIHFPPDYPFKPPKVAFRTKVFHPNINSNGSICLDILKEQWSPALTISKVLLSICSLLTDPNPDDPLVPEIAHMYKTDRAKYEATARSWTQKYAMG from the exons ATGGCTTCCAAGCGGATCCTCAAGGAGCTAAAGGATCTTCAGAAGGATCCCCCCACGTCGTGCAGCGCAG GTCCAGTGGCTGAAGATATGTTCCATTGGCAAGCAACGATAATGGGCCCACCTGACAGTCCATATGCAGGGGGAGTCTTTCTAGTTACTATACACTTCCCTCCAGATTATCCATTCAAACCACCAAAG GTTGCTTTCAGGACCAAGGTTTTCCATCCGAACATCAATAGCAATGGAAGCATTTGCCTTGATATCTTGAAGGAGCAATGGAGTCCAGCTTTAACTATTTCCAAG GTATTGCTATCAATCTGCTCGCTGTTAACGGATCCAAACCCAGACGATCCATTGGTTCCAGAAATTGCCCACATGTACAAGACAGACAGAGCCAAGTATGAGGCCACTGCAAGGAGCTGGACTCAGAAGTATGCAATGGGTTAG
- the LOC135645372 gene encoding allene oxide cyclase, chloroplastic-like has translation MEKCMSAHAFITNSHVRDHGLRRLWSPVLKLYHFDALLPGSKARAAATTTTATSSVPLAMASSSSSLGAVSSFNLQTSSKTPQALASSLIPLSPNPFRPKTKLPKLAASPCRRQFCLPRRSIDASLFPAKKPTTDSRPTKVQELSVYEINERDRGSPVYLRLSQKEVNCLGDLVPFSNKLYSGNLEKRLGITAGICVLIQHVPERGGDRYEAIYSFYFGDYGHISVQGMYLTYEESYLAVTGGSGVFEGAYGQVKLQQIVFPFKLFHTFYLKGIPDLPKELLGTPVPPSPVVEPTPAAKAAEPHAAVKNYTK, from the exons ATGGAGAAATGCATGTCAGCTCATGCTTTTATCACCAACTCCCACGTGCGTGATCACGGGCTTCGTCGGCTATGGTCACCCGTGCTAAAATTGTACCACTTTGACGCCCTTCTTCCAGGATCTAAAGCGCGAgctgccgccaccaccaccaccgccacctcctCCGTTCCCCTCGCCATGGCGTCATCGTCCTCATCCCTCGGAGCCGTCTCCTCCTTCAACCTCCAAACCTCATCCAAAACTCCGCAGGCTTTGGCATCCTCGTTGATCCCACTGAGCCCAAATCCCTTCCGTCCTAAAACTAAACTCCCCAAACTGGCTGCATCACCCTGCAGACGACAATTTTGTCTTCCAAGAAGAAGCATCGATGCTTCCCTCTTCCCCGCCAAGAAGCCCACGACCGATTCTAGGCCaa CTAAGGTGCAGGAGCTGAGCGTGTACGAGATCAACGAGCGGGACCGCGGCAGCCCCGTCTACCTCCGCCTGAGCCAGAAGGAGGTCAATTGCCTCGGCGATCTCGTCCCCTTTAGCAACAAG TTGTACTCCGGGAACCTGGAGAAGCGGTTGGGCATCACGGCGGGGATCTGCGTTCTGATCCAGCACGTTCCGGAGCGGGGTGGCGACCGCTACGAGGCCATCTACAGCTTCTACTTCGGCGACTACGGCCACATCTCGGTGCAGGGGATGTACCTGACCTACGAGGAGTCCTACCTGGCCGTGACCGGCGGCTCCGGCGTGTTCGAAGGCGCCTACGGCCAGGTCAAGCTGCAGCAAATCGTCTTCCCCTTCAAGCTCTTCCACACCTTCTACCTCAAGGGGATCCCCGACCTGCCCAAGGAGCTGCTCGGCACGCCAGTGCCGCCCTCACCCGTCGTCGAGCCCACGCCAGCCGCCAAGGCTGCCGAGCCCCACGCCGCCGTCAAGAACTACACCAAGTGA
- the LOC135645362 gene encoding UDP-glycosyltransferase 88B1-like encodes MKQTVVLYAVPAMGHLVPMVELAKLFVLHDFSVAVVLMHTPVKHPSVDPFVARVSSAYPSISFHQLPPAASLPDTPVPRFLDLVLPNNPQLLYFLEARSRTSDVRAVVLDFFCTGALAVTANLRLPSYFFFASCAAVLAAFLYLPTLYATADIDLKALGDSPLHFPGLPPVPASDMPRNMIDRDEDYFKRMIRVLESLPNADGILVNSFESLEAEAVRVLRDGACIPGRRMPPVYCIGPLIADGSRDVGGEKMEKAECASWLDEQPRGSVVFLCFGSMGMFSVEQLKEIAAGLERSGQRFLWVVRAPRSESQGPQGWGLQSEPDLEALFPEGFLERTKQRGFLAKSWAPQVEVLNHEAVGGFVTHCGWNSVLEAITAGVPMIGWPLYAEQGINRVLLVEQMRVAVVMEGCAKELVAAEEVEARIRWLMESEGGRDLRARAVATKQRAAEAIREAGSSHQAWLDVVKTLRNASTSPLRTTGLTSEDHLKVPCD; translated from the coding sequence ATGAAGCAAACGGTGGTTTTGTACGCAGTGCCGGCGATGGGCCACTTGGTGCCCATGGTGGAGCTGGCCAAGCTCTTCGTCCTCCACGACTTCTCCGTCGCTGTCGTCCTCATGCACACGCCCGTAAAACATCCCTCCGTGGACCCCTTCGTCGCCCGCGTCTCCTCCGCCTACCCCTCCATCTCCTTCCACCAGCTCCCGCCGGCCGCCTCACTCCCCGATACCCCGGTCCCCCGCTTCTTGGACCTCGTTCTCCCCAACAACCCCCAGCTCCTGTACTTCCTTGAAGCCCGTTCCCGCACCTCCGACGTCCGCGCCGTCGTCCTCGACTTCTTCTGCACCGGTGCCCTGGCCGTCACCGCCAACCTCCGCCTCCCTTCCTACTTCTTCTTCGCCTCCTGCGCCGCCGTTCTCGCCGCCTTCCTCTATCTTCCGACCCTCTACGCCACCGCCGACATCGACTTAAAGGCCCTTGGGGACTCACCGCTCCACTTCCCAGGGCTGCCCCCCGTCCCCGCCTCTGACATGCCTCGCAACATGATCGACCGCGATGAAGACTACTTCAAGAGGATGATACGTGTCTTAGAGAGCCTGCCGAACGCCGATGGCATCCTGGTCAATTCGTTCGAGTCCCTGGAGGCGGAGGCCGTCCGGGTCCTTCGGGACGGGGCCTGCATTCCCGGTCGTCGGATGCCACCGGTTTACTGTATCGGGCCGTTGATCGCCGACGGGAGCAGGGACGTCGGAGGAGAAAAGATGGAGAAGGCTGAGTGCGCGTCGTGGTTGGACGAGCAACCGCGCGGGAGCGTAGTGTTCCTCTGCTTCGGTAGCATGGGGATGTTCTCCGTGGAGCAGCTCAAGGAGATCGCGGCTGGCCTGGAGAGGAGCGGACAGCGGTTCCTTTGGGTGGTGCGGGCTCCGCGGAGCGAGAGCCAGGGGCCGCAGGGATGGGGGCTGCAGTCAGAGCCGGACTTGGAGGCCCTGTTTCCGGAAGGCTTCTTGGAGCGGACAAAGCAGAGAGGATTCCTGGCTAAGTCGTGGGCACCGCAGGTGGAGGTGCTCAACCACGAGGCGGTGGGGGGGTTCGTAacgcactgcgggtggaactcggtGCTGGAGGCGATCACGGCCGGGGTGCCGATGATCGGGTGGCCCCTGTACGCGGAGCAGGGGATAAACAGGGTGCTCCTGGTGGAGCAGATGCGGGTGGCGGTGGTGATGGAGGGCTGCGCCAAGGAGCTGGTGGCGGCGGAGGAGGTTGAGGCCCGGATCAGGTGGCTGATGGAGTCGGAGGGGGGGCGGGACCTGAGGGCACGGGCGGTGGCGACGAAGCAGAGGGCGGCGGAGGCGATAAGGGAAGCCGGGTCGTCTCATCAGGCGTGGCTGGACGTGGTGAAGACCTTGAGGAATGCAAGCACGTCACCACTTCGAACCACAGGATTGACGAGTGAGGACCACCTCAAGGTGCCGTGCGATTGA